From Rhodobium gokarnense, a single genomic window includes:
- a CDS encoding pyridoxal phosphate-dependent aminotransferase, which translates to MPELASRVSNTRPSVTMALIRRAAELRAEGKQVTSLIAGEPDFNTPEHIRAAGIEAIKRGDTRYTAGDGTNELRAALVDKLRTENGLEYAPSEVTVANGTKPLLQAAFLALADPGDEIIVPAPYWVSYPDIVRLTGAVPVPVVCSQENGFLLQPEDLEAAITERTRAVLINTPNNPTGAVYDAELLRKLHDVLERHPAVTVVTDEIYEHLTYDGVTAPSPASVGEDAKARTIVINGFSKGYVMMGWRLGFAAGPAHLIKGMSSVLSHIAGSPNSISQAAAIEALRGDNSYQASNRDSYVDRRDLALSMVNQMPGLEAVRTSGSFFVFANCAGTLGRKTPSGETINSDEDFSRLAIDEAGVLVVPGSGFGLSPFLRLSYSVDLEDLRGALERLRQFCNRLS; encoded by the coding sequence ATGCCTGAACTGGCCAGTCGCGTAAGCAATACCCGCCCGTCCGTCACCATGGCCCTGATCCGCCGCGCCGCGGAACTGCGTGCCGAGGGCAAGCAGGTCACGTCCCTGATCGCCGGCGAGCCGGACTTCAACACGCCGGAGCACATCCGCGCCGCCGGCATCGAGGCCATCAAGCGCGGCGACACCCGCTACACCGCCGGCGACGGCACCAACGAGCTGCGCGCCGCCCTCGTCGACAAGCTGCGCACCGAGAACGGCCTGGAATACGCCCCGTCCGAGGTCACCGTCGCCAACGGCACCAAGCCGCTCTTGCAGGCCGCCTTCCTCGCCCTTGCCGATCCGGGCGACGAGATCATCGTCCCGGCGCCCTACTGGGTCTCCTATCCCGACATCGTGCGCCTCACCGGCGCCGTGCCGGTGCCGGTCGTCTGCAGCCAGGAGAACGGTTTCCTGCTGCAGCCGGAGGACCTGGAGGCGGCGATCACCGAGCGCACCCGCGCCGTCCTCATCAACACGCCGAACAACCCGACCGGCGCGGTCTACGACGCGGAGCTGCTGCGCAAGCTCCACGACGTGCTTGAGCGGCACCCGGCCGTGACCGTCGTCACCGACGAGATCTACGAGCACCTGACCTACGACGGCGTCACCGCGCCCTCGCCCGCCTCGGTCGGCGAGGATGCCAAGGCGCGCACCATCGTCATCAACGGCTTTTCCAAGGGCTACGTGATGATGGGCTGGCGCCTCGGCTTTGCGGCCGGCCCGGCCCACCTCATCAAGGGCATGTCGAGCGTCCTCAGCCATATCGCCGGCTCGCCCAATTCGATCTCCCAGGCCGCCGCGATCGAGGCCCTTCGCGGCGACAACAGCTACCAGGCATCGAACCGGGACTCCTATGTCGACCGGCGCGACCTCGCCCTTTCCATGGTCAACCAGATGCCGGGCCTTGAGGCCGTGCGCACCTCCGGCTCGTTCTTCGTCTTCGCCAACTGCGCCGGAACCCTCGGCCGCAAGACCCCGTCCGGGGAGACGATCAACAGCGACGAGGATTTCTCGCGGCTCGCCATCGACGAGGCCGGCGTCCTCGTGGTGCCCGGCAGCGGCTTCGGCCTGTCGCCCTTCCTGAGGTTGTCCTACTCTGTCGACCTTGAGGACCTGCGCGGCGCTCTGGAAAGGCTGCGCCAGTTCTGCAACCGGCTTAGCTGA
- a CDS encoding amino acid ABC transporter permease, which produces MTTFVQAQPIPAQPNPNKEELSAARRYGKVLLGTPTNVFITVGCVVILTLVVPPLFRWLFSEAVWSGTPEECRRAAGACWPFIQEKFRFFIYGMFPLEERWRATLAIVILFGITGIAMVPRFWGKGLVLAWLAAIVSVFWLLLGGFGLPPVRTEMIGGLPLTLLLSLTVLPLGFPVGLLLALGRRSEFRLFRWISIAVIEAFRGSPLVATLFIASVMLPFFLPEGMTLPKLMRALAAFLIVAAAYIAEALRGGFQVIPEGQSEAAFSIGMKRWQILFLVTLPQVIRHSIPGLVTIVVLFFKDTSLIIVIGMSDFLAAIQLASRDPAWIGFSVEGYVFAAAFYFTFCYALSLYALRLERRRQNH; this is translated from the coding sequence ATGACCACCTTCGTACAGGCGCAGCCCATCCCGGCCCAGCCGAACCCGAACAAGGAAGAGCTCTCGGCGGCCCGCCGCTACGGCAAGGTGCTGCTCGGCACACCCACCAACGTCTTCATCACCGTCGGCTGCGTCGTCATCCTGACGCTGGTGGTGCCGCCGCTCTTCCGCTGGCTCTTCAGCGAGGCGGTCTGGTCGGGCACGCCCGAGGAGTGCCGCCGGGCGGCCGGCGCCTGCTGGCCGTTCATCCAGGAAAAGTTCCGCTTCTTCATCTACGGCATGTTCCCGCTGGAGGAACGCTGGCGGGCGACCCTTGCCATCGTTATCCTGTTCGGCATCACCGGCATCGCCATGGTGCCGCGCTTCTGGGGCAAGGGCCTGGTCCTGGCGTGGCTCGCCGCCATCGTCAGCGTGTTCTGGCTGCTGCTCGGCGGCTTCGGCCTTCCGCCGGTGCGCACCGAAATGATCGGCGGCCTGCCGCTGACCCTGCTCTTGAGCCTGACGGTGCTGCCGCTCGGCTTTCCGGTCGGTCTTCTCCTCGCCCTCGGCCGGCGCTCCGAATTCCGGCTCTTCCGCTGGATATCGATCGCCGTCATCGAGGCGTTCCGGGGCTCGCCGCTTGTCGCCACCCTGTTCATCGCCTCGGTGATGCTGCCGTTCTTCCTGCCGGAAGGCATGACCCTGCCGAAGCTGATGCGGGCGCTCGCCGCCTTCCTGATCGTCGCCGCGGCCTATATCGCCGAGGCGCTGCGCGGCGGCTTCCAGGTCATCCCGGAAGGCCAGTCCGAGGCGGCGTTCTCGATCGGCATGAAGCGCTGGCAGATCCTCTTCCTGGTGACGCTGCCCCAGGTTATCCGCCATTCGATCCCCGGCCTCGTCACCATCGTCGTCCTGTTCTTCAAGGACACCTCGCTGATCATCGTCATCGGCATGTCCGACTTCCTGGCGGCGATCCAGCTCGCCTCGCGCGACCCGGCCTGGATCGGCTTCAGCGTCGAGGGCTACGTCTTCGCCGCCGCCTTCTACTTCACCTTCTGCTACGCGCTGAGCCTTTACGCCCTGCGGCTGGAACGCCGGCGCCAGAACCATTGA
- a CDS encoding amino acid ABC transporter permease, whose protein sequence is MLDVTWRKAGLDEAPSTTATGLLPPPPPSLLGPALWRTRRGRAVLWQIFGAVALFVVVLVFTRIMYANLVRQNLNLGLDFLNREAGIDIAESIIPYAPDDSLGWMILVGAANTLRVAIIACLLSTVIGVVVGVMRVSENPLLKLVTGAYVNLARNTPQLLQILFWYTLLLELPVVRRALSLGDTIFLSQRGLQVPALEFAGNSAGLAVAAAAAIALFLLLAPLWRSIFGRTPHLVTRLVLALITFVAVAIFAGTFTLSPPVRGTFNFTGGMTLTPEFVALTVAQSLYAGAFIAELVRGGIEGVHKGQREAAGSLGLSNLQMLRLVVVPQALLAIVPSVTTQYISVIKNSSLAIAIGFPDFFWALSTTINFSGHSIEGVAIMVGGYLLPTLLAATLMNRFNKKLVERGQR, encoded by the coding sequence ATGTTGGACGTTACCTGGCGTAAGGCCGGCCTCGATGAGGCGCCTTCGACCACCGCGACCGGCCTCCTGCCGCCGCCGCCGCCGAGCCTGCTCGGCCCCGCGCTCTGGCGCACACGGCGCGGCCGCGCGGTTCTCTGGCAGATCTTTGGCGCCGTCGCCCTCTTCGTGGTGGTGCTGGTCTTCACCCGCATCATGTACGCCAACCTGGTCCGCCAGAACCTCAATCTCGGCCTCGACTTCCTTAACCGCGAAGCCGGCATCGACATTGCCGAGAGCATCATTCCCTACGCCCCGGACGACAGCCTCGGCTGGATGATCCTGGTCGGCGCGGCCAACACCCTGCGCGTTGCGATCATCGCCTGCCTCCTGTCGACCGTCATCGGCGTCGTCGTCGGCGTCATGCGCGTCTCGGAAAACCCGCTGCTGAAGCTGGTGACGGGCGCCTATGTGAACCTTGCCCGCAACACGCCGCAGCTCCTGCAGATCCTCTTCTGGTACACGCTGCTGCTGGAGCTTCCCGTCGTCCGCCGGGCCCTGTCGCTGGGCGACACCATCTTCCTCAGCCAGCGCGGCCTGCAGGTGCCGGCACTGGAATTCGCCGGCAACAGCGCCGGCCTTGCCGTTGCGGCCGCCGCCGCCATCGCGCTGTTTCTTCTGCTCGCGCCGCTGTGGCGGTCCATCTTCGGCCGCACGCCCCATCTCGTCACGCGGCTCGTGCTGGCGCTCATCACCTTTGTCGCCGTCGCGATTTTCGCCGGCACCTTCACCCTGTCGCCGCCGGTGCGCGGCACCTTCAACTTCACCGGCGGCATGACGCTGACGCCGGAATTCGTCGCGCTCACCGTCGCCCAGTCGCTCTATGCCGGCGCCTTCATCGCCGAACTGGTGCGCGGCGGCATCGAAGGCGTCCACAAGGGCCAGCGCGAGGCCGCCGGCAGCCTCGGCCTCTCCAATCTCCAGATGCTGCGCCTCGTCGTCGTGCCGCAGGCGCTGCTGGCGATCGTGCCCTCGGTGACCACGCAATACATCAGCGTCATCAAGAACAGCAGTCTCGCCATCGCCATCGGCTTTCCGGACTTCTTCTGGGCGCTGTCGACGACCATCAACTTTTCCGGCCACAGCATCGAGGGCGTCGCCATCATGGTCGGCGGCTACCTGCTCCCGACGCTGCTCGCGGCAACGCTCATGAACCGCTTCAACAAGAAGCTGGTGGAACGGGGGCAGCGATGA